Below is a window of Planctomycetota bacterium DNA.
ACGTACTTCCGGATCAACGCCCGGCAGACGGGCCAGTTCGAGCGCACGCTCATCATCGCGGACGAAGGCGCGTACGTCAGCTACCTGGAAGGCTGCACCGCTCCGATGCGGGACGAGAACCAGCTCCACGCGGCGGTGGTGGAGCTCGTGGCCCTCGACGGCGCGACGATCAAGTACTCGACGGTCCAGAACTGGTACCCCGGGGACAAGGAGGGCCGCGGCGGCATCTTCAACTTCGTGACCAAGCGCGGCCGCTGCAAAGGCCGGGGGTCGCGCATCACCTGGACCCAGGTGGAAACCGGAAGCGCCATCACCTGGAAGTACCCGAGCTGCATTCTCCAGGGGGAAGGCTCGGTCGGCGAATTCTACTCCGTGGCCGTGGTCAACAACTACCAGCAGGCCGACACCGGCACGAAGATGATCCACATCGGGAAAAACACCCGCTCGACGGTCATCTCCAAGGGCATCTCCGCCGGCCGCGGCCAGAACACGTACCGGGGGCTCGTGCAGATCCTCCCGACCGCGCACCAGGCGCGCAACTACTCCCAGTGCGACTCGCTGCTCCTGGGGGATCTCTGCGGCGCCCATACGTTCCCGTACCTGGACGTCCAGAACCCGACGGCGCAGATCGAGCACGAGGCCTCCACGTCCAAGATCAGCGAGGACCAGCTCTTCTACTGCCGCCAGCGGGGGCTCTCCTCCGAGGACGCCGTCAACCTCATCGTCAACGGCTTCTGCAAGCGGGTGTTCAAGGAACTGCCCATGGAATTCGCCGTCGAAGCCCAGAAACTTCTGAGCGTCTCTCTCGAAGGGAGCGTCGGATAATGCTCGAGATCCGCAACCTGCACGCCGGCGCCGGCGACAAACCCATCCTCAAGGGCCTGTCCCTGACGATCCGGGCGGGCGAGGTGCACGCCGTCATGGGCCCCAACGGGTCCGGCAAGAGCACCCTGGCCCACGTCCTGGCCGGGCGGGACGGCTTCACCGTCACGGCCGGCGAGGTCCTCTACCGGGGCCGCAACCTTCTGGCGATGACCCCGGAGGAGCGCGCCCGCGAAGGGCTCTTCCTCGGCTTCCAGTATCCCGTCGAAATCCCCGGCGTGGGCAACGCGTATTTCCTCCGCAGCGCCTATAACGCGATCCGCAAGCACCGCGGCCAGCCGGAGCTCGACGCCGCGGACTTCCTCAAGCTCCTCAAGGAAAAAGCCCGCCTCGTCGGAATCGGCGAATCCCTTCTCACGCGCCCCGTCAACGAGGGCTTCTCCGGCGGCGAGAAGAAGCGCAACGAAATTCTCCAGATGCTGGTCCTCGAGCCCGCCCTGGCGATCCTCGACGAGACGGATTCCGGGCTCGACATCGACGCCCTCAAGGTGGTGGCCGAGGGCATCAACCGGATGCGCTCCCCCGAGCGGGGCATCCTTCTGATCACCCACTACCAGCGGCTCCTGGACTACGTGACGCCGGACCGCGTGCACGTGCTCGCGGACGGGCGCCTGGTCAAATCCGGCGGGAAGGAACTGGCCCGCACGCTCGAGGAGCGCGGCTACGCCTGGGTCGAGAAGGAAGGAGCGGGCGTGTGACGGCGCGCACGATGGACGTCCGGGATCCCTACGTGACGGAGTTCGAGCGCGCGGTCCGCTCGCTCCCGGGCGCGGCCGCCTTCCGCCGCCGGGGCCTCGAGCGTTTCCGGGAGCGGGGCTTCCCCGAGCCCACTGCGGAGGCCTGGCGCTTTACGGAC
It encodes the following:
- the sufB gene encoding Fe-S cluster assembly protein SufB, encoding MADSDRNTIERLAAQEYQYGFVTPVEEEKAPKGLNEGVIRLIWEKKQEPDWMLEWRLRAYRHWLTMKEPRWANLRYPTIDYQDLHYYAAPKMKARPKSLDEVDPEIRRTYEKLGIPLAEQERLAGVAVDAVFDSVSVATTFKEKLRSLGIIFCSFSEALQEHPELVRAWLGTVVPYTDNFFATLNSAVFSDGSFVYVPKGVRCPMELSTYFRINARQTGQFERTLIIADEGAYVSYLEGCTAPMRDENQLHAAVVELVALDGATIKYSTVQNWYPGDKEGRGGIFNFVTKRGRCKGRGSRITWTQVETGSAITWKYPSCILQGEGSVGEFYSVAVVNNYQQADTGTKMIHIGKNTRSTVISKGISAGRGQNTYRGLVQILPTAHQARNYSQCDSLLLGDLCGAHTFPYLDVQNPTAQIEHEASTSKISEDQLFYCRQRGLSSEDAVNLIVNGFCKRVFKELPMEFAVEAQKLLSVSLEGSVG
- the sufC gene encoding Fe-S cluster assembly ATPase SufC yields the protein MLEIRNLHAGAGDKPILKGLSLTIRAGEVHAVMGPNGSGKSTLAHVLAGRDGFTVTAGEVLYRGRNLLAMTPEERAREGLFLGFQYPVEIPGVGNAYFLRSAYNAIRKHRGQPELDAADFLKLLKEKARLVGIGESLLTRPVNEGFSGGEKKRNEILQMLVLEPALAILDETDSGLDIDALKVVAEGINRMRSPERGILLITHYQRLLDYVTPDRVHVLADGRLVKSGGKELARTLEERGYAWVEKEGAGV